Proteins encoded together in one Triticum dicoccoides isolate Atlit2015 ecotype Zavitan chromosome 7B, WEW_v2.0, whole genome shotgun sequence window:
- the LOC119336457 gene encoding uncharacterized protein LOC119336457 has product MASEVLPVVDLRVLAQSDLDALAAASLHAVAPRSCPDAAPLPPLKIDRAVFNESAGSRKQTFSRLRFAAAASSSIPTSPSPITPCAGNNPENHLVAYHLRRFFAREDPSCPPSTPPPPETLALSSPDPDRETTNSKRVSVDLVRLVGLVDPYSEELRRQTAGLMSEAELLDFINCLEGQWVSQRRRRKFVDAASFGDHLPSGWKLQLGLKRKGRHAWVHCIRYVSPRGHQFRTCKEVSVYLMSLLGYPASVTVPIQYNSTRQHALSDDDGEDDAVGFQHQIGSSVDNLNVLPVTSVTISSRSCNSKDTVEGNKNPANTYKCQNCNLTLHNQSAYVQHQLLFHEKKAKRRRKSSKFGEPKVGKDGEFECPVCHKTFQEQSRYFGHVGAHARHEGLTPEAFFDKISSGQAVNNFLGELQFTPQGLTEPTEQKGKTAGEACSQHQSYSKEQGGDSSKVIDLFSTNCSGSFNRPSEAWCRQVEVPPVTDARSACRYRNDMMDYANVTVPKLKVAPESNDEPNGRLNGFAEVDDFSDHTGSGHDFRPSSFSSAKHYEDQIVDRGFPVSKRGEVNNTVKARDVNLNSCLDTISFPIASANNQTSTAVDEANQSSIAGKCFIGSFNNNDGASTTSSCSVSNNKVSGSLGGSNGSSNAARCIGGSYGNDAAANIFGNKNNTMVYQCSLNTCPISHVATNVDSFVSRSTHAKNSDKERAYNTKEQMNTTQNRASNEVVEGYNNDVYTGSITERSLAQCSNNLSHPKSNILSRCALLDSSTLTASNLTKGIDVNCMNGSFVYRNDANVEGPSVNRPMNNNDSVGSVHAVLGKPSNDMQNHYSGSAPNYTPLAAANINDLIPMQSNFDGMSTLVHSVGDVPRSSTTQDQCALQLGFGGQKQHVFPGYGWAAFGSPQLVGLARNNNLPTRSSQFGSMVRPNSSPSGSSQLGSVASSDYLRTGSSQFGCMAGPSIPAAESSQFRHMDGPNSKHSAESSQYWHMSGTNSRPPAGSSQFGSVVRPNPVPSTEPSQFGSLARQNFGRTSEPTLVLGNVLKVPRMISGGSMLAAVCTWCNSQFHHFGPVDGQQVGNYGLICPSCKDKVSGQRNMPNNGLWQP; this is encoded by the exons ATGGCTTCAGAGGTTCTCCCCGTGGTGGACCTCCGCGTGCTCGCGCAGTCTGACCTGGACGCTCTCGCCGCCGCGTCCCTCCACGCAGTCGCTCCGCggagctgccccgacgccgccccgctCCCGCCTCTCAAGATCGACCGTGCTGTGTTTAACGAGAGCGCGGGGTCCCGTAAGCAGACTTTCTCCCGACTCCGCTTCGccgcagccgcctcctcctccatccCCACCTCCCCTTCCCCCATCACGCCGTGCGCAGGCAACAACCCCGAGAACCACCTCGTCGCCTACCATCTCCGCCGTTTCTTCGCCCGTGAAGACCCCTCTTGCCCGCCCTCGACCCCGCCtccacccgaaaccctagccctaTCGTCTCCCGACCCCGACCGGGAGACTACAAACTCCAAGCGGGTCTCCGTTGATCTTGTGAGGCTCGTTGGGCTCGTGGACCCATACAGCGAAGAGTTACGGAGGCAAACAGCCGGGCTTATGTCGGAGGCGGAGCTGTTGGACTTCATCAATTGCCTCGAAGGACAATGGGTGAGTCAGAGGCGGCGGAGGAAGTTTGTGGACGCAGCCTCCTTTGGGGATCATCTCCCTTCCGGGTGGAAGCTGCAGCTCGGGCTCAAGCGGAAGGGGCGCCATGCCTGGGTGCATTGCATCCGTTACGTGAG CCCAAGAGGACATCAGTTTCGTACTTGTAAAGAAGTTTCTGTGTATCTTATGTCACTTCTTGGGTATCCGGCGTCCGTAACAGTTCCTATTCAGTATAACAGCACCAGACAACAtgccttgagtgatgatgatggtgaagatGAC GCTGTAGGGTTTCAACATCAAATTGGTTCAAGTGTGGATAACCTAAATGTATTGCCAGTTACTTCTGTCACCATTTCCAGCCGTTCCTGCAATTCAAAGGATACGGTAGAAGGAAATAAAAATCCAGCAAATACTTACAAGTGCCAGAATTGCAATTTAACTTTGCACAATCAAAGTGCCTATGTGCAACACCAGCTGTTATTTCATGAAAAGAAAGCTAAGAGGCGCAGAAAGAGTAGCAAATTTGGTGAACCAAAAGTTGGTAAAGATGGGGAATTTGAATGCCCTGTATGTCACAAGACCTTTCAGGAGCAATCACGGTACTTTGGCCATGTTGGAGCCCATGCAAGGCATGAGGGGCTTACTCCTGAAGCTTTCTTTGATAAGATCTCATCAGGACAGGCAGTTAACAACTTCTTGGGAGAGTTACAATTTACCCCTCAGGGGCTTACTGAACCAACTGAACAAAAGGGCAAGACTGCAGGCGAAGCATGTTCTCAGCATCAGAGTTATTCAAAAGAACAAGGGGGTGATAGCTCAAAAGTTATAGATCTTTTTAGCACAAATTGTTCCGGTAGTTTCAATAGGCCTAGTGAAGCTTGGTGTAGACAGGTAGAGGTTCCTCCTGTTACAGATGCTCGAAGTGCATGCAGATACAGAAATGATATGATGGATTATGCCAATGTAACTGTTCCAAAACTAAAAGTAGCTCCTGAATCCAATGATGAACCAAATGGCAGGCTTAACGGCTTTGCTGAAGTTGATGATTTTAGTGATCACACGGGAAGTGGCCATGACTTCAGACCTTCTAGCTTCTCAAGTGCTAAACATTATGAGGACCAGATTGTTGATCGTGGCTTTCCTGTTTCAAAGCGTGGCGAGGTCAATAATACTGTGAAAGCAAGAGATGTCAACCTTAATTCATGCCTGGACACAATATCTTTCCCGATTGCTAGTGCAAACAATCAAACTTCTACTGCTGTTGATGAGGCTAATCAATCGTCCATTGCTGGAAAATGCTTCATTGGCAGTTTTAATAATAATGATGGTGCATCTACTACATCATCCTGTTCTGTCTCAAATAATAAAGTATCTGGTTCCCTTGGTGGATCTAACGGATCCTCTAATGCTGCCAGATGCATCGGTGGTAGTTATGGTAATGATGCAGCAGCTAACATTTTTGGCAACAAGAACAATACCATGGTGTACCAGTGTAGTTTGAACACATGCCCCATCTCTCATGTTGCAACTAATGTGGATTCTTTTGTTTCCCGTTCAACACATGCAAAGAACAGTGACAAAGAGCGTGCATACAATACCAAGGAACAAATGAATACCACACAGAACAGAGCAAGTAATGAAGTTGTTGAAGGCTATAATAATGATGTCTATACTGGTAGTATCACTGAAAGGAGTCTTGCCCAGTGTAGTAATAACTTGAGTCACCCAAAATCTAACATTCTGAGCCGCTGTGCATTACTGGACTCAAGCACTTTGACAGCCAGTAACTTAACCAAGGGAATTGATGTCAACTGCATGAATGGTTCTTTTGTTTATAGAAATGATGCCAACGTGGAGGGTCCTTCTGTAAATAGGCCCATGAATAATAATGATTCAGTGGGTTCTGTGCATGCCGTGTTGGGAAAGCCAAGTAACgatatgcaaaatcattacagtggTAGTGCTCCTAATTACACCCCGCTTGCTGCAGCTAATATCAACGATCTAATACCTATGCAGAGCAATTTTGATGGCATGTCAACTTTGGTTCATTCTGTTGGTGATGTTCCAAGGAGCAGCACAACCCAGGATCAG TGTGCGTTGCAACTTGGATTTGGTGGTCAGAAGCAGCACGTGTTTCCTGGTTATGGATGGGCTGCATTTGGATCCCCTCAGCTTGTGGGCTTGGCCAGAAATAATAATTTACCCACTAGATCCTCACAGTTTGGGAGCATGGTCAGACCTAATTCTTCTCCTTCTGGATCCTCTCAGTTAGGGAGTGTGGCAAGTTCTGATTATCTGCGAACTGGATCATCTCAGTTTGGGTGCATGGCTGGACCTTCTATACCTGCTGCCGAATCCTCTCAGTTTAGGCACATGGACGGACCGAATTCTAAACATTCTGCTGAATCCTCTCAGTATTGGCACATGTCTGGAACCAATTCTAGACCTCCTGCTGGATCCTCTCAGTTTGGGAGCGTGGTCAGACCTAATCCTGTACCTTCCACTGAACCCTCTCAGTTTGGGAGCTTGGCCAGGCAGAATTTTGGGAGGACATCCGAGCCAACTTTAGTGTTGGGGAATGTACTCAAGGTACCAAGGATGATTAGTGGAGGGAGCATGCTCGCAGCAGTATGCACATGGTGCAACAGCCAGTTCCACCATTTTGGCCCCGTCGATGGACAGCAGGTTGGTAATTACGGCCTCATCTGCCCATCATGCAAGGATAAGGTGTCTGGTCAACGTAATATGCCCAACAATGGCTTGTGGCAACCCTGA